The window CTCAAAGTCAGCTTATTAAAAACTTTCGCTTCGAGCAGACTTTTCACTTCCTGTAAAAACTCATTGATTTTATCCATTAAAACACCAAGTTTTCGCTAAAAAATTTCTTTATATCTTCCGGCCAATTCTTTAAAAATCGCGCCTTATCTTTTTTATAAGCTTTCTCAAAACTCGTTCCGCACTTATGAAAAATACTTGAGTCTAAATCGATCACTTGAAGTTCACCACTAGGACTCACAATAAAATTCGTCGCTTTGCAGTCACCGTGGGAAAAACGACCCTGTTTCATCGCATCAAAGAAAGCTTGAACAGTTGGTAAAACTCTTTGAGCCGCCTCTAAATCATTTACGTAATCCGAGAGCAAATCGCCCTCTGCCATTCGAGTCACCAGCCAATCCCATCTTTTTACACCTTCTTTTCGAACAAGTAGGCCTACCGATTCAGGTGTACTCAAAAAATTATCGCGCATGGCAAAACTATGTGACCAACAGGTCTTCGAACGCCCTGCCCGCAAAACATCCATCTTGCCCTTAAGACCCTTACGGGGATTATAGCGTTTAACAACGAGGTCTTCATCATTGAACTTCACTTGGTATACTGTACAGGTATTGCCCTCTTTCAACATCTTGGCAGTCCCCTCATCAACCGCTTGGTTGGGGTCCTTAAAGAACTCTTGTAGTGCTGAACTATCCCATTTCTTATTGACGTAAAAGGTATCCATTTTTTTACTGCGCACATTCACTGCCGTACAATTTCTTTGCACTTTCGCAATTAACTTTTCTATTCGCCAATTCTTCATCTCATGAAAAGTCTTTGAAAAGCGCTCTTCTGAAATCGGCTTTCCGTAAGCCTCAATAATTTCTTTGTTCGTTAACGGGCAATAAAAACCTGTTTGCGCACACATTAAGGCTAAATTTTCGAGCTGCTTTTGATCAGATTTAGATTTGCGGACTCCATCTCCATCCAAACAGGCAATTTTATCTTCATGAACCATGAAGTTCCCGAAGTGTGTATCCCCCTGGAGAATCCCCGCTTGGTGATACTCACTCAACTGAGCAACTAATTGCTTTAACAAAGCATTTTTCTCTGAACCCGATTGCCATAATTCGAGTAAGCTTTGCCCTGGAACTTTTTCCGTTATGAGGTAGCTCGCATTAGTACTTACCTTCCAATCTAGAGGAAGGCTACTACCTTCAATAGTGCCGCTTTCAATTAAAACAGGACCCAAGAAATTATTGTTTGCTAAGAGCTCAAGCCCAGTTTTTTCGCGATTGAAATAACGCTCTGAACCTTTGCCATAAAAAAACTTCACATAAACTTCTTGCCCTGATTTCTGTGCACTACATACGTAGCGCTTACCTGGAAGCACGCGTACTTCCTCCAGGAGTTCTAGAGCAAGAGATTCAATGAAGTATTTTTCCATTACTTTGCTAAGAAGCAGTCAATTTCTTCTTTAAGTTTTGGAATGATCTCATCATATGTGAACGCGCCTACTTCTTCACCACCGCGCTTCATATTGACGTGTCTAGGACCACACCATAGACCTACATCGGCGTCGTCCGTTTCCCCGGGACCATTTACACGGCAGCCCATTACGGCAATAGTCATTGGCTTATCTTTCGGGAGTGCATCTGTGAATTCCTGAACTTTCTCTGCGAGGTTAATAAACTTTTCGTTTTCAACTCGTGAGCAGCTGGGGCAAGAAATGATATTGAAGCCATCTTGTACATATTCTTGGTTCCAGAAATGACCCGCTAAAACATCTTCCACAATTTTGTGTCCAACGCGAATCTCTTCATCTTTCTTCGCAAAGGGAAGAGTTAAACTTACGCGTAGAGTGGAACCTATACCATCTTTCAATAAAGGCTCAAAAGCTTCACGACTCTTAACCACGCCGGCTGGCGGCATTCCCGCTTCCGTCACGCCCAAATGAAGGGGAACTTCCGGCTTCTCTGCATAAAATTTGCGATTGACGCGAAGCACAGTTTTGGGGTCTGAATCCTTCAAGGAAACAACGTAGCGAGTAAAGCCTAAGCCATCGAGCAAGTTGGCGTGATAAAGAGCACTCTGAACGATAGCCTCTTCTTTATCATCATATTTCTCTAAAAAGTCGGGGGCAACTGAACCGCAGTTCACACCAATGCGAATAGCGCAATCATGCTCTTTCGCTACATTGACTAACCACTCAACTTTTTCTTCAATCGTTTTCGAGGGTTGTAAATGATGTAAGTGCCCTGGGTTGTAGCGAAATTTCGCCACATAGGGAGCTACATCCGCTGCTAGTAAATAGTTCTCTTGCAAATCCACCGAAAGCTCAACTTTACTGCGTTCGCGGATCCATTTTAAAGCTTCAACATCCTTTTTATTATCAACTGCCACGCGCACGATGCCTGCACCAGCTTTTTCCAATAGTAAAACTTGCTCTAAAGTTGCTTCTAAATCTTGTGTACGAGTTGCTGCCATTGATTGAATCAAGACGGGGTGCCCTTCACCAATTGTATGACTACCCATTTTTACTTCGCGTATTGCCATTTTATTCTCCTGATTTAACACTCACGCAACAGGGCGTAAAAGCGATCTTCAAATTCGTGAAATCTTCCGAAATTCTGTAGTTCTCTACCGAGATCATTAATTTTTGTTTTGTTCCCTCTCGCTTCGTAGAAGCGATCTTCAATATACTTATCTTGCTCACGATCAATCTGAGCTTTTGCATTGACTTGATGGGCCTGAAAAGTTTGAAAATTAACCGGTGCCGAACGCTGCATATAGGATTGCATGAATTTGAGCAGGGAAACTTCCCACATCTCATCAACACCCTGGATCACAACATTCACCATTTTATCTTTTTCCGCAACTTCAACAACTTTGCTGATCGTTGTATCAATACCTTCGTGAACTTCACTTTCAGAAATCTCTTCCTTGCGAATCTGCAAGCCATATTGAATGACATTTAGTAATTCACCATGACCCTTGAGCCAGTCGGCATATTCACTCGCTTTCTCACCAAAACCCTCAAGCATTTTTTGAGCGAATTGAGACGCACTCATAATCAGCGGCTTCTCAGTCAAAACAATACCTTCGCGTATTTTACATACATTATCTTCGCTAGGGCACACAATGCGGTACTTAATTTTTGTTTGACCAAAGGTCTCTAAAACTTTTTCGGGCTCAAGTACCACACGCGTTTGATTAACGGCGTACCAAATATTGTCGTCAAACTTCATCTTTCATCTCAAACAATTTATCGTAAGCATAAACCGAGCTACTATG is drawn from Lentisphaera araneosa HTCC2155 and contains these coding sequences:
- the ispG gene encoding (E)-4-hydroxy-3-methylbut-2-enyl-diphosphate synthase is translated as MAIREVKMGSHTIGEGHPVLIQSMAATRTQDLEATLEQVLLLEKAGAGIVRVAVDNKKDVEALKWIRERSKVELSVDLQENYLLAADVAPYVAKFRYNPGHLHHLQPSKTIEEKVEWLVNVAKEHDCAIRIGVNCGSVAPDFLEKYDDKEEAIVQSALYHANLLDGLGFTRYVVSLKDSDPKTVLRVNRKFYAEKPEVPLHLGVTEAGMPPAGVVKSREAFEPLLKDGIGSTLRVSLTLPFAKKDEEIRVGHKIVEDVLAGHFWNQEYVQDGFNIISCPSCSRVENEKFINLAEKVQEFTDALPKDKPMTIAVMGCRVNGPGETDDADVGLWCGPRHVNMKRGGEEVGAFTYDEIIPKLKEEIDCFLAK
- a CDS encoding lipopolysaccharide core heptose(II) kinase RfaY translates to MEKYFIESLALELLEEVRVLPGKRYVCSAQKSGQEVYVKFFYGKGSERYFNREKTGLELLANNNFLGPVLIESGTIEGSSLPLDWKVSTNASYLITEKVPGQSLLELWQSGSEKNALLKQLVAQLSEYHQAGILQGDTHFGNFMVHEDKIACLDGDGVRKSKSDQKQLENLALMCAQTGFYCPLTNKEIIEAYGKPISEERFSKTFHEMKNWRIEKLIAKVQRNCTAVNVRSKKMDTFYVNKKWDSSALQEFFKDPNQAVDEGTAKMLKEGNTCTVYQVKFNDEDLVVKRYNPRKGLKGKMDVLRAGRSKTCWSHSFAMRDNFLSTPESVGLLVRKEGVKRWDWLVTRMAEGDLLSDYVNDLEAAQRVLPTVQAFFDAMKQGRFSHGDCKATNFIVSPSGELQVIDLDSSIFHKCGTSFEKAYKKDKARFLKNWPEDIKKFFSENLVF